In the genome of Calothrix sp. PCC 6303, the window TAAAATTATCACCACATCTGGTGGGGGAATGTTAGTTTCCAATCAACCGGAATTAGTCACCAAGGCACGATTTTTGGCAACCCAAGCGAGGGATGCAGCACCCCATTACCAACATTCAGAAATTGGCTTTAACTACCGCATGAGTAACGTTTTAGCAGGGATTGGTAGAGGACAATTACAGGTTTTGGGCGAGCGTGTGGCAGCTAGAAGACACAATTTTGATGTGTATCAGCAAGCTTTGGGAAATTTACCGGGTGTGAAATTTATGCCGGAGGCTGATTTTGGTACCTGCACCCGTTGGTTGTCATGTTTAACTATTGATGCTGAAAAATTTGGTGTAGATAGAGAACATGTGCGTTTAGAACTTGCCAAACAACAAATAGAAACCCGTCCCGTGTGGAAACCATTGCATTTACAACCAGTATTTGCATCATGCGAATCCATTGGTGGAGAAGTGGCAGAAAATCTATTTAAAGATGGTTTATGTTTACCTTCTGGTTCAAACCTCACAGATGAAGAATTACAACGAGTTATTGATGCAATTTATACTGTTCATCAGCAAGTAAATGCATAGTTTTCAGATTTTTTCTAGTTTCTTAAATAAATTTAAAAATAGTGGCATAAAATTCCTTATAATCTTTCTTGTTAAGAAATAAATTATTATCAGCGAAGGCAAAATAGAAGCAAATGGAAAATCAAGAATCTTTCACCTTTGATAAATACTGGCATATTCTCAAGCGACGCTGGGTTCCAGGATTGGGTGTATTCTTCCCAATATTTCTACTATCGCTGATAGCTTCATCTCAAAAAAAACCAACATACGAAGCTGAAGGAAAACTCCAATTTCAACGGAATAATGGGATTTCTACCCTGACAGGTGTTGGTACAGAAGTTGGGAAATTAGAATCTGTTGCCCAAGATCAAAAAACTAGCCCCCTCAATACAGAAGCTGAGGTAATTCGTTCCCTACCAATCGTCAATAAAACCATTAATACCCTAAATTTGAAAGACGATAAAGGGTTGCCACTAAAATCTAGTGAATTTATCAAAAAGTTATCGGTAAAAGATGTCAAGGGAACTGATATCTTGCAAGTTGCCTACAGCGGTAATGATCCTAAAGGCGCAGCTGAAGTTGTTAACAGTGTAATGAATTCTTATGTAGAGCATAATGTTGCTTTCCATCGAAGTACAGTTACAGCCGCACGCAAATTCCTTGAAAGACAAGTTCCCAGTGCCGAGTTAATGGTGCGGAAAGTTGAGGCAGAATTAAGGGAATTTAAAGAGAAAAATAAACTTGTTTCACTACAGGAAGAGGCAACTAAATCTATTGAAATGGTTAAGGATTTGCAGAGGCAAATCAATGAAATAAAATCCCAAATTGCCGATACTAGCGCCCAAGCACAATCATCTCGCGCTATGCTGGGTGTGAATTCTCAACAAGCAGTAGCAATGACTTCCTTGAGCCAATCGGAGGGGGTTAAAGATGCAGTTAAAGAACTTCATGAATTAGAATCACAACTTGCTACCAGACGTGTTATTTTGCAGGATACACATCCAGAAATTATTAATTTACAGAATAAAGCAGCAGCTTTAAAAAGTATCTTGCAAAGCCGAGTTGGTGATGTTTCTGGTAGTTACGAAGTCCCATCCTTGGGCAATCTCCAAGCTGGGGATTTAAAACAAAAAATTTCTACAGAATTAGTGGGGTTAGAATCCAGACGCTTAGGATTAGCTAGCCAATTAGCAACATTATCTGGTTTAGAAGCATCCTATCGTCAACGATTAGAAAGTTTACCAAGATTAGAACAGCAACAACGAGAGTTAGAACGGAAAGTTCAAGCTGCTCAATCAACCTATTCTTCATTACTACAAAAACTTCAGGAAAGCCGCATTACTGAAAGTCAAAATCTCGGCAATGCTCAAATTATTAGCCAAGCTGAAGTTCCAGATGAAGCAATGGGTTCTCCCATGGTTAATTATTTGAGTGCAGGTTTATTAGGTTTATTAGCTTCCTTAGCAACCATCTATTTAGTAGAAAGCCGAGACAAATTCATCAAGAATGTTGATGAAGCCAAAGAATTTATGGAATTGACTTTATTGGGTGTAATTCCTGCCTTAAATAAACAAAAATCATCCCTCATACCTAGTAATAATGTAGATACTTCAGTTCCACGGGTTGTAGTCCGAGAAACTCCTCGTTCCCCCATTAGTGAAGCCTACCGGATGTTACGCTCTAACTTGAAATTCCTCAGTGCAGATAAGGAATTAAAAGTAATTGTTGTTACTAGTTCTGTGCCAAAAGAAGGTAAATCCACAGTGGCGGCGAATTTGGCAATGGCGATCGCGCAAATGGAACGAAAGGTATTAATCGTTGATGGCGACTTACACCGTCCCTCACAGCACCAAATTTGGGATTTACCTAACAGCGAGGGTTTGAGTAACGTTATCGTTGGGCAATCGGATATGTGGGGTGCAACTACCCAAGTCATGGATAATCTCTATGTTCTCACCTCCGGGCTTGTTCCCCCCAGTCCAGCTTCGCTTTTAGACTCCAAGCGGATGGCGACGTTGATTCAAAGGTTTGCTGCTAACTTTGACTTTGTGATTATTGATACACCCTCAATTAGCGTTGCAGCTGATGCTGCGGCATTGGGTCAAATGGCAGATGGTGTATTATTTGTAGTGCGTCCAGGAGTGGCTGATATTGGTAGTGCGGGGTTTGCGAAGGATTTACTCAAAAAATCTGGTCAAAATGTCCTAGGGCAAGTTGTCAATGCAGTTGATCCGAGAAACGAAAACCACAGTTACTACTACTTTAATGATGAATATTATTCACAAGACAGCTTGAGTCAAGTTCAAGTTGCGGGAATAGTGGATTAAAAAACAAGTAATGAGTAATGAGTAATGAGTAACAAGTAATAAGTCTGTTTTGTAACGGGGATTTAACTCCGAAGCAAAACGGACTGTCGTCTTTAGGTAGGTGACTTAAACGCCCAAACATGGTTAAAAAATCTCATTCTTGATAGAATCGGAGCATAGATTTTAAAGGTGGTGACTATGCAAATCTCTTTAACAGGAGCATCGGCAGAGTTGGTTAATATGGTTGAGGCAGCATTGCAGGGCGAGGAAGTTGTTATCTTAAAGGATAATCAACCTGTGGTGCGTCTTGCTACATTAGAACCAACTCGAAAACCTCGTCCACGGTTTGGCAGTGCTAAAGGCTTGATTACACTCTCAGAAGACTTTGACGAACCGTTGGAAGATTTCAGGGAATACATGGAATGAAACAGTTGTTGGATACTCACAGTTTTATTTGGTTTGCAAGCGGAAATACGAGAATTACTTCCGAAATACGCTTGCAGATTGAGAATAACGATAATCTAGTGAGCATTGCGAGTATCTGGGAAATTGCAATTAAATTGAATCTGGGTAAATTGAATCTGGGAATGTCTATTGAAACGTTGGTTGAGCAACAGATTATTGCCAATGGAATCGAGCTTTTAAATATTTCAACAGAACACCTTGCCATCATTTCTAAGCTACCCCTACATCATCGTGATCCATTTGATCGCTTGCTAATTGCTCAAGCAATGGTAGAGAACATTCCCATCATCAGTGCCGATGTAGCCTTTGATGCTTATTCTATTCAACGATTGTGGTAGCTAGAGCAGATATCTAGATTAATTTTAGTTCACTATTTCAAGTAAATCAATAAATTCAATCCAGGAATGGTGCGGGAAAGAGTCCATAACAACAGTGTAATAAAAAGTACGCCCAAACTCCACTGATACCAAGCTAAAGTTGCAATGATACCGGGGAGAAATTCATCCCGTAGACGAATATCATTAAAACCAATACGAAGTAAATTATTCAAGCTAAAATCATAATAGTTGAGCCAGTTCCACCGTTTATCCCAGAGAATTGGCATATAGCGATCGCGGAATGATTGGTTCCTAGGTATAACGGGCAATCTGCCAATTAGTAACCTCAGTTGTCGCATGGTTCCATCTTCGCAAAAGTAGGATACATCAAGTTTTTCGTGAAATCTCCCCAACTGGTAGAGACGCATAACTAAAATCATGGGGATTGGGACGATAATTAATAGCAAGCATCCCAATGTCAACCAAGGGAATTCAGCGTTGCGAAAAATTGCCAACAATCCGAAAAATGTAAAAACTGTAAAACTAGTTAGCATTGACGTGGTTTCGTAGCAAGTGGGGATAATTGCTTTAGGAAGTAAGCGACGAAACTTATCAATCAACCAATAGATTAAACCAAAGTATGCGATCGCAATCAAGCCCACACCGAACACCAGCCAGAAACCTGTACCATAACCAGATAGCAACAGCAATAATGACAGGGCAAACCAAGTCCAAGCTTGCAGTAACCATCCCACCAATAATAGTGGTTCTCCCACGTTTATGCGATCGCTTATTTGAATATAGGTTTCAAAATCAACATCTGGTAAGGTAAGTAACTCATTTTTGGTGGTAAAGGTTTCCAATTGCCGATGGTTAATTATTGCCTTTGCTTGTGTCTGGGAAAAACCTAAATCTGCTAATCTTTCTAAAGAAGCGCTATTAATATTTGTCCCGAATAAGCGACGACTTAACTCCACCAACCGTAATTGCTGCTTAGTATATTCCAACTGGTTCATATCTGCAATTTGCTGCAACTGTCGGAAATTTTGAGCTAAATTTCTAAGCACATTTTGGTTCCCTTGTAAACTAGAAACAGACAACATTTTGCCAATTTCACCAGGATTACCTAAAATTTTGGCTTGATTGGAATTAAAACCCAATCCCGACACATTTAAATATGATTTTTGGGCAAATCTAACATCACTAAAATCGGCTTGATTGAGAATACTAGCACCGCGTAATGTCACAACACGATTAAATTGTGCTTCTCTAAAAGTTACTGCTTGCTCAAATGTGGCTTCTGCTAATAGTAAAAATTGATGAAAGTATCCCTTTGTAAACTGTACCTGATTGGCAAATCTGACTTGAGAAAAATCAGTATTTCCCCACCATCTCACACGGCTGAATTTTGCTATCTGTTGAAAAATTGCTTGGGAAAAATTAACATTTTCTTCAAAGTCACTATTAATAAATAAAGCTGTTTCCTGAAACTGTGCTTCTTTAAAATCTGCCCGATCAAAAAATATAGTACTGGTAAAATCTGCTATTTTCCGAAAAAATGTATTATTAAAATTTATCTCACGGCTAAATCTTGACTCTTTCCAATTTACTCCTTGATTGAAAATAGCACCTTGAGCATCTAAAGGCTGAAGGAAAAATGTATTAGAGAATTGTACAGTGCCATTAAAGCGGGTTTTAATTATGCTTAGAGGACTGCGAAACACACTAATATCACTATGATTATTCGGGGAACCATTACCTAATAAAGAACGACAATCTTTAGCGCTAGGTAAAGCCAAAGTCAAATAATTTAAACATACATCTCGTAGATGTTGGATTTGTTCCTGCTCAGTAATTGTAAAATTTGGAGAAATATTATCTGGATATAAAGTTGTTCTGACTCCCAAATCAGTTCCAATAAAATCACCTTGCACCAAAGAATTACTTAAATCTAATCCTAAAGGTTTTGTACCTGTTTTTTGGAGTTCTTTGCGTAACAACTGATAGAAGGTATCTCGAAACAGAGAATTTTCGGGTCTTAAATCAATCACCATTCCCTGTAAATCTATCGTCAGATTACCCTCATGAAGTACAGGATTATGTATCCGAGTTTGTAGTAACTCAACTGTCAAATCAACACGTTCTGATTGTGACTGTGCATTAACAGGTAAAGGTAGTAAAAATGAAGAGATTAAGATTGGGCAAATTAACCCAAATAAAAACACACGCGGCTTTAGAAAAAATAATATGACACCGAATATATTCTGGAGAAAACTTGCTAGCTTTCTCCGTAATTCTC includes:
- a CDS encoding DegT/DnrJ/EryC1/StrS family aminotransferase, which codes for MKKTILLSTPHIGKKELEFVQEAFTTNWIAPVGPHIDAFEQEFCEVTGAAYAAAVSSGTAAIHLALRLLDVGVGDEVFCSTLTFAASANPIIYQNAKPVFVDSDTKSWNMNPDLLCEAIEKRAKMGKLPKVVLLVHLYGQSADIEPILQICDQYEIPLIEDAAEALGATYRGKTPGTFGKIGIYSFNGNKIITTSGGGMLVSNQPELVTKARFLATQARDAAPHYQHSEIGFNYRMSNVLAGIGRGQLQVLGERVAARRHNFDVYQQALGNLPGVKFMPEADFGTCTRWLSCLTIDAEKFGVDREHVRLELAKQQIETRPVWKPLHLQPVFASCESIGGEVAENLFKDGLCLPSGSNLTDEELQRVIDAIYTVHQQVNA
- a CDS encoding GumC family protein, translated to MENQESFTFDKYWHILKRRWVPGLGVFFPIFLLSLIASSQKKPTYEAEGKLQFQRNNGISTLTGVGTEVGKLESVAQDQKTSPLNTEAEVIRSLPIVNKTINTLNLKDDKGLPLKSSEFIKKLSVKDVKGTDILQVAYSGNDPKGAAEVVNSVMNSYVEHNVAFHRSTVTAARKFLERQVPSAELMVRKVEAELREFKEKNKLVSLQEEATKSIEMVKDLQRQINEIKSQIADTSAQAQSSRAMLGVNSQQAVAMTSLSQSEGVKDAVKELHELESQLATRRVILQDTHPEIINLQNKAAALKSILQSRVGDVSGSYEVPSLGNLQAGDLKQKISTELVGLESRRLGLASQLATLSGLEASYRQRLESLPRLEQQQRELERKVQAAQSTYSSLLQKLQESRITESQNLGNAQIISQAEVPDEAMGSPMVNYLSAGLLGLLASLATIYLVESRDKFIKNVDEAKEFMELTLLGVIPALNKQKSSLIPSNNVDTSVPRVVVRETPRSPISEAYRMLRSNLKFLSADKELKVIVVTSSVPKEGKSTVAANLAMAIAQMERKVLIVDGDLHRPSQHQIWDLPNSEGLSNVIVGQSDMWGATTQVMDNLYVLTSGLVPPSPASLLDSKRMATLIQRFAANFDFVIIDTPSISVAADAAALGQMADGVLFVVRPGVADIGSAGFAKDLLKKSGQNVLGQVVNAVDPRNENHSYYYFNDEYYSQDSLSQVQVAGIVD
- a CDS encoding type II toxin-antitoxin system Phd/YefM family antitoxin; the protein is MQISLTGASAELVNMVEAALQGEEVVILKDNQPVVRLATLEPTRKPRPRFGSAKGLITLSEDFDEPLEDFREYME
- a CDS encoding type II toxin-antitoxin system VapC family toxin, whose product is MKQLLDTHSFIWFASGNTRITSEIRLQIENNDNLVSIASIWEIAIKLNLGKLNLGMSIETLVEQQIIANGIELLNISTEHLAIISKLPLHHRDPFDRLLIAQAMVENIPIISADVAFDAYSIQRLW
- a CDS encoding pentapeptide repeat-containing protein; the encoded protein is MCPILISSFLLPLPVNAQSQSERVDLTVELLQTRIHNPVLHEGNLTIDLQGMVIDLRPENSLFRDTFYQLLRKELQKTGTKPLGLDLSNSLVQGDFIGTDLGVRTTLYPDNISPNFTITEQEQIQHLRDVCLNYLTLALPSAKDCRSLLGNGSPNNHSDISVFRSPLSIIKTRFNGTVQFSNTFFLQPLDAQGAIFNQGVNWKESRFSREINFNNTFFRKIADFTSTIFFDRADFKEAQFQETALFINSDFEENVNFSQAIFQQIAKFSRVRWWGNTDFSQVRFANQVQFTKGYFHQFLLLAEATFEQAVTFREAQFNRVVTLRGASILNQADFSDVRFAQKSYLNVSGLGFNSNQAKILGNPGEIGKMLSVSSLQGNQNVLRNLAQNFRQLQQIADMNQLEYTKQQLRLVELSRRLFGTNINSASLERLADLGFSQTQAKAIINHRQLETFTTKNELLTLPDVDFETYIQISDRINVGEPLLLVGWLLQAWTWFALSLLLLLSGYGTGFWLVFGVGLIAIAYFGLIYWLIDKFRRLLPKAIIPTCYETTSMLTSFTVFTFFGLLAIFRNAEFPWLTLGCLLLIIVPIPMILVMRLYQLGRFHEKLDVSYFCEDGTMRQLRLLIGRLPVIPRNQSFRDRYMPILWDKRWNWLNYYDFSLNNLLRIGFNDIRLRDEFLPGIIATLAWYQWSLGVLFITLLLWTLSRTIPGLNLLIYLK